CGCCTGCAGCGGTACTTGCTGCTACATGCGCGCGCCGATCTGGCCGGCATGGGGCTGGATGCCGAACATTATCTGCCGGAATTTGTCGGGCCTCGTCCGCAGCCGAGCATGGAACAATTGCTGGAAAAGCACAGGCAGCGTCATGGGGCGGTCCGTGAGCAACGAGCCGAACTGGTGCAGGCCAAGGCGGCGGCAAAACGCTTCAGACAATCGGCAGGCAGGGACAAGACGCTGCCTGCCCTGCTGGGAGAACCGGATTTTCTGAAAACCATTGAAGACATCAATGCACGGATCCGGGTTCCGGATCCGAAGAATAAACAGCCCAATCGTGCGCTGGATGAACTGCTGGCACAAATTGGCCAGGCGCAAGCCAGTGAAGACAATCTTCGTGCTGCCCGGCGCCAGCGCCATCGTGGCTTGCTGTTTTCGGCCCAGTACCGGTCCGGCAGCTATGTGCTGGATCAGACGCTCGCCAGAGAACTGCGGCAAAAGGCCATTCTTGCGGCACAGGTAAACCGCGATCTGCGCGGCATGGATTTGACTGGTGCCGATCTGACGGGCCTGGTCTTTGAATATTGTGATTTCAGTCAGGCGGTACTGATGCGCGCCGACATGACCGACGCCAGATTCATCCATTGCAATTTAACCGAGGCCGTGCTGTTCAGTGGCATCTACTGCAGAACACAGTTTGATCACTGCCGGTTTCACACCGCCAATATGTCGCGTACGCGGTTTGATGCTGTCTCCTATGCCAGTTGTGATTTTCATCAGGCGATCATCGATGAGTCCACGTTCAGCCGCTGTGATTTTTCCGCTGCGACATTTGGTGAGTCTGTATTTCGGAACGTGCGTTTCGAAAATACGACCCTCAATGAATTGGCGCTGGATGCAACCGTGATGCTCTCTTGCACACTGGATCATGTGGCGGCAAAGGACGCAAGACTGAACAAGTGCGCATTCTATGAGTGCATCTTCACCGCCAGCGCCTTTGCCGACTCGTGGCTGACCCGCTGCGCCTTTGCCTTGTGTGAACTGTCCGGCATGTCGTTTGCAGGATCCGTCATGAGCGCCTTCACCCTGATTGCTGAAAAACCGGTGGTCGATTGCGACTTCAGTCAGGCCAGGATCAGCGACGGCAGCATGCGCGGCGTTCATTTTCTGCGGCCGCGCCTGCTACAGGCGGTTATTCGCAATACCGATTGTTCCAAATCGGTTTTTGAACAGGCAGATTGTCGTGGCATGGAAACCCCCGACGGCGTGTTCATGCGAACCGAGTTTCGCAACAGCGATTTTACGGCAGCCAACCTCATGACAGGCCTGTTCAGGAAATCGACATTTGTTCGCGCCAATTTGAGCAAGGTGAATTTTTTCCGGGCCGATTTCGCCCAGAGCAATATTGATGCGGACAGCCTGCAGCATGACAACTACACACAGCAGATTCAGCTGGAACCCACGCAGAGAAAGGAACCGGCATGAGCCTGACCGATGCGCAGCTTCGGGAACTGGTGGATAACGGCGTACCGATTCTCAAAATATCGCTCCAGGGACGTGATTTGCGCGACTGGAATCTGTCGGGCGCCTTGTTCGAAGGCGTTGATTTCACAGATGCCCAACTCGATGGTGCGAGACTGGACGAAAGCGTATTTTCCAACTGCCGCTTTGACCGTGCCAGCCTGAACGAATGCTACGCCAACGCCGTATTTTTCAACACGTGTTTGATGGGCGGCACACATTGGCGTCAGTCCCTGCTGTTTCAGGCCAAATGGCATGAATGCGATGTACGCGACGCGGATTTTGGCCATGCCATGATGGATGAAACGGTCTTTATCGGCTGTTGTCTGGCGGGTGTGTGCTATAGCGGTGTCCAGGGCCGGGAAATGACGTTCATGAAATCGGATCTGGAGCGGGCCGATTTTTCACGGGCGCAGCTGTTCAAGTCCACGTTGTTCGGGCTGGATCTGAAAACCGTTAATTTTCAAGAGGCCAGCCTGGTCAATGTGATCTGGCTGCAGTCGGATCTGAGTGGCCAGAATCTGCAGGGACAGGACCTGGAGCGGAGTGTGTTTACCGAGGCGATCCTTGACGGGGTATGCCTGGCTTCGGCCAATCTGGTGCAGGCCGCTTTCAAGAGTGCCAGCGTAAAAGGCGCAGATCTGCGCAATAGTAAAGGCCAGTTCGTTGTTTTTGCCGAGGCGGATCTGAGTGGGACGCGCTGCGATGCTGCGCAGTTTGCGCAAAGTGTATTTGTGGATGCCATCACGGATGAGGCCAGTTTTGTGGGTGCGGACCTGTCCATGTCCGTTTGGCATCACGCCAGTGCGCGGCAATGCCGCTTTGACCGGGCCCAGCTGAATCATACCGATTTTTCGTATGCGGACCTGTATCAGGCGCGTTTTGATGACGCCCGGCTAAATCGCACTCGTTTTCATCGTGCGCTCAGTGACGACCTGAACCTGAAGCGGCGCGCCGGCGCCCTGGAAAAAGACCCGGAACTGTATGAGGCCGAGTTATGGAGCGAAACGCAGCGCGCTATGCTTTTTCCGCAGCGCGATTGACCCAACACGATAGATAGAGCACAGTCATGAACCGTATTGTCAATGCCATCACGCCGCTGGGCGACGCGCTTAAATTCAAGTCCCTGCGGGGGCATGAAGGGCTATCCTGTCTGTTCGAATGGACAGTGCGGTTTGTTTCGGAACACGCAAAGCTGGATCTGCAATCCATGCTGGGGCAATCGGTGACATTCGAAATAGAGACAGGCGCATCACCCCGTTTTCTGAACGGCCTTGTGACCGGATTTGAATTCCTGCATCGCAAGACCCTGACACCGCGTTATTACATTTATCAGGCGACAGTCAGGCCCTGCTTATGGTACGCGACGCAGAACAGCGATAGCCGCATCTTTCAGAATGAAACGGCAGTCGACATTATCACCAAGGTGCTTGGCAAATATGATTTCGCGGTTGAAAAGCGGCTGCTCAATAATTATCGCAAGTGGGGTTATTGCGTCCAGTTCAACGAGACCGATTTCAACTTTGTCAGCAGGCTGATGGAGCATGAGGGCATTTACTATTGGTTCCGTCATGAAGCGTCACGCCATGTCGTGGTGTTGACAGACGAGGTCCAGGCGCACGATCCGTTGCCGGTGGTGCCCGTGATTCCGTTTTATCCGGACGACCGGCCTGCCATTGCCATGCAGGCGTCTATTGCCGATTGGCAAGTCTCGGGGGAGCTGACGCCCACGGGCTATGCCACCATGGATTACGATTTTCAGAAGCCGCTGGCCGATATGAGCGCCAAGCGCAGAGCGAGCCCGCGTGCTACCCAGGCGCTGGATCTGGAAATGTATGAACCCATGGGAGGGTACATTGACTCATCTGACTCCGAGCATTATGTAAAAGTGCATTTACAGTCGCTGCAATGCCTGCAGGAGCAGGCTGTGGCACGGTCCAATGTGCGGACGATGGCGCCCGGTTATACCTTCACGTTGAAAAACTATCCTCATCAGGCGGAAAACAAGGCATATCTGGTAGTTCATACTGAATATGACATACAGAATCCATCGTATGCCAGCCACGATCAGCCTGAAGAGCAAGCGCGGTTTGTTGCGACCTCCCGGCATATTCCGGCCAATGTGCAATATCGCGCCGCACGCAGCACGCCCATCCCTAAAATGAGCGGCCCGCAAACGGCGACCGTGGTGGGCCCGCCAGGCGAAGAGATCTGGACTGATAAGTATGGTCGCATCAAGGTACAGTTTCACTGGGACCGTGAAGGTGTAATGGACGAGAACAGCTCATGCTGGATACGGGTGTCTAATCCCTGGGCCGGCGGTGGCTTTGGCGGGGTGCAAATTCCTCGCGTGCGCGAAGAAGTGGTCGTGGACTTCATCAACGGCAATATCGATCGCCCCATTGCAGTAGGACGGGTCTATAACGCCAGCAATATGCCACCGGTGAATTTGCCGGATGATGCCACACAAAGCGGCTTTCTTACCCGCAGCAAGAACGGCACGCCTGCCAACGCGAACAAGCTGATGTTCGAAGACCGGCAGGGCAGCGAGATGCTGGCCATGGTGGCTGAAAAGGATATGGACACCCATGTCAAGAACAACCAGACACACGATGTGGCAGGCAATGTTGTGTCCGCGATCGCCGGGCTGCGCTCGCACACTGCGCACAGCTCCTCCGATATCACCATGGCCGCCGGTGCGGTTAAACATTACCAGGCTGATCACAACCGGACGGTGCAGGTTCCCTGGACGAACAGATTGGCGCTAATTTGCAGCAGTCGTTCAATGACGGTGTGGACGAGACCATTACCGGACCGCTAACCAGTACCGTAGGGGGACAGGCCAGCCATACGCTGCAGGGTCTGCACATCACAACCACCACTCATGATGAAGAGACGGTCAATGGTACGGTATCGGAAACCGTGGGGACTGGGGAGACCAGCAATATCAAGTCGGGCTCGCAGTTGCAGGCCGGCGACATCACCATGGAATCGCCCACAATTTATTCAGAATCCACCCAGGAAGAAATTGATATCAGGGCAGGCGGCCCGCTGGACATCAGCTCTGTCGGAGCCGGTATTGTGCAGACGCCAGGCAAGATCATCAAACAGAGTCCGACCAATGTGGAAACGGCGTTAATGCTGGACAACAATACAGTTACCAGAAAGAAGAGCTACACGCTGGATTTGAGTGTGGATGGTATCAAGGATGTGATGGTCGAGGGGCATAATCACAATCAGAATATTGCAGATATCAAGCTGTACGGCATGGGTGACTCCATGCAGGCAGCCCATATTGGCCTGTACGGTGCCAACATCCAGCTGGGCGGGCAGGACCAGAAAATGGGTCTGCTCAATGTGAACATCACGGGCATCGAGCTGGATAAGGGCTTTAAGATCAAACGTCCCGGTGGCGGCGGAGGTATCGGGGCAAAAGGCAAGGGCAAGGATGGCAGTGGTGGAGATGGTGGCAAGGGCGGCAAAGGCGACAGGGATGGAAACGGGAATAGGGGGGATGCTGACAAGCCACATGCAGACTGCAAAGATTGTATGGGTAGGTCGGCCTGGTCTATTGGTTTTGACGTAGGCGATGAGCGTATTGCCCAAAGTGATTTTTTCTTATCGGGCGCTTTCCCGATCAGCTGGGATCGGGTCTATCGTTCCAATTTCCGCGCCAATGATGAAGATGGGCCATTGGGACCACGATGGATTACGCCATTTACGCTCTTTATCGAAGAGAACGTAAAGGGTCTTGCCTATTATTCAATTGTAGGTAGAACGATCGAAACCGCGCCACTGGCCTCGGGCGAGGAACGATATGACCGCAACGAGGAAATAAACTGGCGCAGGCTTGATGAGCAAACGCTCGTCATTAGTCAGAAACATGAACGATTTGAAACATTCCGCAAGATCGATGCCGTTTACCGGCTGGTCTCTATCGCCGATCGGGCCGGTAACAAAATCGACATTGACTATCAGGAGCAGGGCCTGCTGCGTTCCATACAGAACGACTTATGGGTGTTGAGGTTCGAACACGATGACCAGCGCCGGATCCGGCGCATTATGACGGACGTGACGCACGATGACAATACGGTAGAACGGCAGCTTGCTTATTATCAGTATGATGGCGCTGGCGATCTCGTGCGGGCTGTCGATGAATACCTGTCGGAACGCCAGTATGCCTACAGTCACCATTTAATTACCCGCTATACCGACAGAACGGGGCGCGGCATTAATCTTGAGTGGCAGGGCACCGGTCCCGATACGCGTTGCTTTCGTGAGTATGCCGATGACGGCAGCCATGAAATTATTCTGTCCTGGGACAGGGAGAATCGACTTACCCATGTCACCAGTGCGCTGGGACAGACAACAACATACCGGTTTGATCGATACAACTACATTTCACATATCTACTTTCCTGACGGTACCATCGAAGAACGAAAACGTGATGATTATCACAATATTATTGCGATTGTTAATCCGGACGGAACCACAGACCGTTTTGAATATGATGATCGCGATAATCTGACCAGACACATCCGTCGTGACAACACTCGGGTTAGCTGGATTTATAACCAGGATGAACAACTGGTCCAGGTAACCGATGCGATGGGCGCTATTTGGCGACGTGAATACAATGATCGCCAGCAAATGATTCGCCAGATTGATCCATTGGGGCGGGTCACCGAGTTTACCTATAACCTTGCCGGTAGCGCCATCGCCATCAAGGACGCCAAGGGCGGAGTCAAGCGCGTTGTGTATAACAATGCCAATAAAATTTTGCAGTATGCAGATTGCTCCAATAACACGACAACCTGGGAATACGATCATCTGGATCGTGTTGTTGGAGTTATTGATGCTGAAGGAAGAAAAACCGCCTATGACTATGATGATAAAGGGCATTTGGCGCGAGTGACAGAGCCCGATGGTGAACTGCGGCATTTATCGTACGACGCGGAGGGGCGCCTGCTGGCGGCCAAAGACGCACTCGGGCAGGAGACGTCATTCAGTTATGATGCTGCAGGCAGGCTTGCGCGCAGGACCAGTCCGATCCGCACGTCCATTGATTATCGATACAACCGGGCCGGCAAACTGACGCAACTGATCAATGAAAATAACGAACAGTATTCGTTTACCTATGACCCCTTTGGCAGACTGCTTGAGGAATCGGGGTTCGACAAAAAAATAACAAAATATACGTATACCAAAAATACCGGCACCCTGGCCTCGGTTACCGAAGGCAATGTGACCACTCGCTATGAGTACGACGTCATTGGCCAGATTATTGCGCGTTCCGGCCAGGGAAGTACGGAACGCTTCGATTACGATGCAAACAGCCGACTGCTTCGGGCATCCAACGCCGTCAGTCAGAATACTTTTTCCTATGATGCCATTGGAAATGTCCTCGCGGTGCACCAGCAGTACACGCTATTTGACACGCAACGGGATTTTGTGTGGCGGCACACTTACGACGAAATAGATAATCGCATCGCAACCCGCCGTCCGGACGGCGTGGAAACGGACTGGCTGATTTCGGGCAGTAGCTACGTTCATGAGATTTTGCTGAATAAATCCACATTGGCCAGCTTTACACGCAATGATGTGTATCAGGAAAAATCACGAACGCTGATGAACTCCATGCAGCAACGTAGTGAATACGACAGGGCTGGAAGATTGCAAACCCAGTTGCTGCTGGAGGGTAATTTTCACGAGAAAGTCCGCCTCAAGCGCGAGTATCACTACGATAAAATCGGCCAGCTGGTCGGCGTCTCCGATTCCACGAGAGGCGATGCGCTCTATCGATATGATCCGCTGGGACGGATTGTTCGTGCGGCCACACCTGTCTTTGACGAGACATTCAGTTTCGATCCTGCTTCGAATATTACAACGACCATTCCTGCGGACAGGCAGTCCAGCACCCTGCCTGCTGATGTGCCGGCGGTTGTGGGTAATGTGCTCAGGGAGTACGCCGGTATTCATTTTGAATATGATGCACAGGGCAATATGGTCAGCAAAAGCAGCCCGGGCTGCCGACAGGCCTTTACCTGGAATGCCTTCAGTCAGCTGGAGTCGGTGCAATCCGCCAGAGAGGGCGCTAGCGATGTTGTTGCCACCTATTATTATGATGCTTTCGGACGCCGGATCGGCAAACAGGTCGCCAAGGGTGAAAACGACCCCGCGCCCGTCCGGGTAATTTACGGCTGGGATGGGGAAAACCTCGCGTTTGAATCGATCTTGGGACAGGAGTGCGCCAAACATTATTTGTATGAGTTTGAAAGTTTTGTCCCCCTGGCGCAATATCTATCTCCGGCTATCGGAAATGCCTGGAGCGAAGCCTCTGTTGGTGCCGTTCGTGATGTGGCATTTTTCCATTGTGATCATATCGGTACGCCCCGGGAATTGTTCGATGAGTCGCAGCAGAAAATCTGGACAGGCGACTACCGATTCTGGGGCAAACTACGGCAAGCGAATGCCTCCGGTTCCACGGATGCGCCTGACTACGCGCATAACAACATTCGTTTTCAAGGACAGTATTACGATAGTGAAACCGGCCTGCATTACAACCGTTATCGATACTATGATCCTGATACCGGACGGTATATCCGCCAGGACCCGATCGGTCTGTTCGGAGGCATTAATCTTTACCTTTACGGTCCCAGCAGCACCATGTGGATTGACCCGTTTGGTCTGGCCATGTGGCCGTCAGGGCAGTTCAATAGCTGGTTCAATGGACAGACTGCCGAGCAGATTGCCGATTTTATGGGTTCGAAGTCCACGCGTGAACTGATCAAGAAAGCGTTGCGGGGCAGCGGCGGCATGCACGAATGGTTTCCGGTCTCGATGGCGGCCAAGGCCAAGGAGCTTGGGCTGAATGCAGAAACACTGAAGTCGTGGGCGACGCCGACGGTGGATGTCTATTTTCAGAATATCAATGACAAAGGCAATATTATTCAGGGACCTCATCCCAGTCGCAATAGCAGCGGGTGCCGGGCCAGCAGTGTTGCCCATGAGCAGTTGATGGCCCAGCTACAGGACGCAGCAGACCCGGATGAAGCCCTGGACATTATCCAGTCATTCGCAAGACAGTTTGCCAGAAATGGCGCATCTCAGACCGGTGGTTTTCGCGTGCTATAGTTGCTTGTGTCAGGTACACCGGCTGCGTAATGAAATGGAATAAATGCCTAACAACTTTATATTTGGATGATTGACAATGCTTGACTTCATAGACCGTTTTACCGATGAAAGATTCAAAAACAACAAACGCCTGAAAGTGATTTCTGTCTGGATCGGAACAATCACGAACGAGAAATCCCTGACACGATATATTTCCGCCGGCACGCCCGAGAACGGTCAATTCGTTCGTGATTTAGGAGAGAACTGGTTTGACCATGATTTCATCGCCGTTAATTATCAGAAGCGCGCGGAGCCGATCGAACAAGTTGTGAGTGCCCTGGCACAGACGCTGGGTTGTCCGCAGCAAATGGAGCAGGAAATGCTTGCGCGTTGCCTGGGCCAGGGCGTCACGCAGGCCAATACCACAGTGTGCTTGTTGCAACATGTCTACAAAGGTGAGGCAGATCAGGATTTTAACGGTCTGAAATTTGCCGGCAGCTATGAATATGAAGAGCCGGAACCTGAGGTTCGCCATAAGTTCGATCATATCTTTGCGGGCGTGACGATAGCAGCGGCATTGCCGGATTTACGCGAATATGCCACCGAGGGAACATTCAGCGGCGAGACAGGGTTGACGTCCGATGACGTTCAGTATTATGGATACAAACTGCGCGACGGCACTGTTTTACCCGTAGCCGAATTTTTTAGTCTGCCAATAGTGAATCAGCGTTTGGTGTTGGGTGACAGTGCAGATGCGGTTTTTTACGCTTGCCGAAATGCAGGCATGGAAAACATCAATGCCTTTATCAGCGTGAGCACGGACGATGCTACGTCTCTGGATATCGAAGCGGGGAAAACCTTCTGCGGGCTGCGTTATCTGGGTGTCTTCAAAACGCAATATCCAGGGTAAAGGGCATTATTTTTATAAAAATGCCGATCGGCATATTCAGAAAATGGCACTTGTCTGTATACAAACCGCATCAGTTGGCTTGAGGGCGGCAGAATCATGAAAACATGAGCGGCAATCAGCCCGAATCGATCGCTTTCTGCTTTCCGGGCATGTTATGCTGGAACCGAACCAGGGAGGCCAGGATCATACGCACCTGAGGGGCATGGGTGCTGCTGCTGGTCGGAAATTGGCGGACAGCATGTCCGCCATCGGATGCAGGCAAAGTGGATATTGATTGCCGCCGCCATGCGCCCTCAACTGAAACCGTGAAGAACAGACCATGAAAGCAAATCCTCTTATCAGTGCACAGGAACTGTCAAACCTGTTGGACACCGCCAGCAACCTGGTCGTGTGCGATTGTCGTTTCGAATTGACCAATCCGTCTCAAGGCCTGCAGTTGTATAAC
Above is a window of Advenella kashmirensis WT001 DNA encoding:
- a CDS encoding pentapeptide repeat-containing protein, translating into MSRTRFDAVSYASCDFHQAIIDESTFSRCDFSAATFGESVFRNVRFENTTLNELALDATVMLSCTLDHVAAKDARLNKCAFYECIFTASAFADSWLTRCAFALCELSGMSFAGSVMSAFTLIAEKPVVDCDFSQARISDGSMRGVHFLRPRLLQAVIRNTDCSKSVFEQADCRGMETPDGVFMRTEFRNSDFTAANLMTGLFRKSTFVRANLSKVNFFRADFAQSNIDADSLQHDNYTQQIQLEPTQRKEPA
- a CDS encoding pentapeptide repeat-containing protein, translated to MSLTDAQLRELVDNGVPILKISLQGRDLRDWNLSGALFEGVDFTDAQLDGARLDESVFSNCRFDRASLNECYANAVFFNTCLMGGTHWRQSLLFQAKWHECDVRDADFGHAMMDETVFIGCCLAGVCYSGVQGREMTFMKSDLERADFSRAQLFKSTLFGLDLKTVNFQEASLVNVIWLQSDLSGQNLQGQDLERSVFTEAILDGVCLASANLVQAAFKSASVKGADLRNSKGQFVVFAEADLSGTRCDAAQFAQSVFVDAITDEASFVGADLSMSVWHHASARQCRFDRAQLNHTDFSYADLYQARFDDARLNRTRFHRALSDDLNLKRRAGALEKDPELYEAELWSETQRAMLFPQRD
- a CDS encoding type VI secretion system Vgr family protein, with translation MNRIVNAITPLGDALKFKSLRGHEGLSCLFEWTVRFVSEHAKLDLQSMLGQSVTFEIETGASPRFLNGLVTGFEFLHRKTLTPRYYIYQATVRPCLWYATQNSDSRIFQNETAVDIITKVLGKYDFAVEKRLLNNYRKWGYCVQFNETDFNFVSRLMEHEGIYYWFRHEASRHVVVLTDEVQAHDPLPVVPVIPFYPDDRPAIAMQASIADWQVSGELTPTGYATMDYDFQKPLADMSAKRRASPRATQALDLEMYEPMGGYIDSSDSEHYVKVHLQSLQCLQEQAVARSNVRTMAPGYTFTLKNYPHQAENKAYLVVHTEYDIQNPSYASHDQPEEQARFVATSRHIPANVQYRAARSTPIPKMSGPQTATVVGPPGEEIWTDKYGRIKVQFHWDREGVMDENSSCWIRVSNPWAGGGFGGVQIPRVREEVVVDFINGNIDRPIAVGRVYNASNMPPVNLPDDATQSGFLTRSKNGTPANANKLMFEDRQGSEMLAMVAEKDMDTHVKNNQTHDVAGNVVSAIAGLRSHTAHSSSDITMAAGAVKHYQADHNRTVQVPWTNRLALICSSRSMTVWTRPLPDR
- a CDS encoding RHS repeat-associated core domain-containing protein → MQQSFNDGVDETITGPLTSTVGGQASHTLQGLHITTTTHDEETVNGTVSETVGTGETSNIKSGSQLQAGDITMESPTIYSESTQEEIDIRAGGPLDISSVGAGIVQTPGKIIKQSPTNVETALMLDNNTVTRKKSYTLDLSVDGIKDVMVEGHNHNQNIADIKLYGMGDSMQAAHIGLYGANIQLGGQDQKMGLLNVNITGIELDKGFKIKRPGGGGGIGAKGKGKDGSGGDGGKGGKGDRDGNGNRGDADKPHADCKDCMGRSAWSIGFDVGDERIAQSDFFLSGAFPISWDRVYRSNFRANDEDGPLGPRWITPFTLFIEENVKGLAYYSIVGRTIETAPLASGEERYDRNEEINWRRLDEQTLVISQKHERFETFRKIDAVYRLVSIADRAGNKIDIDYQEQGLLRSIQNDLWVLRFEHDDQRRIRRIMTDVTHDDNTVERQLAYYQYDGAGDLVRAVDEYLSERQYAYSHHLITRYTDRTGRGINLEWQGTGPDTRCFREYADDGSHEIILSWDRENRLTHVTSALGQTTTYRFDRYNYISHIYFPDGTIEERKRDDYHNIIAIVNPDGTTDRFEYDDRDNLTRHIRRDNTRVSWIYNQDEQLVQVTDAMGAIWRREYNDRQQMIRQIDPLGRVTEFTYNLAGSAIAIKDAKGGVKRVVYNNANKILQYADCSNNTTTWEYDHLDRVVGVIDAEGRKTAYDYDDKGHLARVTEPDGELRHLSYDAEGRLLAAKDALGQETSFSYDAAGRLARRTSPIRTSIDYRYNRAGKLTQLINENNEQYSFTYDPFGRLLEESGFDKKITKYTYTKNTGTLASVTEGNVTTRYEYDVIGQIIARSGQGSTERFDYDANSRLLRASNAVSQNTFSYDAIGNVLAVHQQYTLFDTQRDFVWRHTYDEIDNRIATRRPDGVETDWLISGSSYVHEILLNKSTLASFTRNDVYQEKSRTLMNSMQQRSEYDRAGRLQTQLLLEGNFHEKVRLKREYHYDKIGQLVGVSDSTRGDALYRYDPLGRIVRAATPVFDETFSFDPASNITTTIPADRQSSTLPADVPAVVGNVLREYAGIHFEYDAQGNMVSKSSPGCRQAFTWNAFSQLESVQSAREGASDVVATYYYDAFGRRIGKQVAKGENDPAPVRVIYGWDGENLAFESILGQECAKHYLYEFESFVPLAQYLSPAIGNAWSEASVGAVRDVAFFHCDHIGTPRELFDESQQKIWTGDYRFWGKLRQANASGSTDAPDYAHNNIRFQGQYYDSETGLHYNRYRYYDPDTGRYIRQDPIGLFGGINLYLYGPSSTMWIDPFGLAMWPSGQFNSWFNGQTAEQIADFMGSKSTRELIKKALRGSGGMHEWFPVSMAAKAKELGLNAETLKSWATPTVDVYFQNINDKGNIIQGPHPSRNSSGCRASSVAHEQLMAQLQDAADPDEALDIIQSFARQFARNGASQTGGFRVL
- a CDS encoding immunity 22 family protein translates to MLDFIDRFTDERFKNNKRLKVISVWIGTITNEKSLTRYISAGTPENGQFVRDLGENWFDHDFIAVNYQKRAEPIEQVVSALAQTLGCPQQMEQEMLARCLGQGVTQANTTVCLLQHVYKGEADQDFNGLKFAGSYEYEEPEPEVRHKFDHIFAGVTIAAALPDLREYATEGTFSGETGLTSDDVQYYGYKLRDGTVLPVAEFFSLPIVNQRLVLGDSADAVFYACRNAGMENINAFISVSTDDATSLDIEAGKTFCGLRYLGVFKTQYPG